The Solanum pennellii chromosome 7, SPENNV200 DNA segment TCAAAATGTTCAATTTTGGTTATCAAAACTGTTAGGatcggaaataagcaggtgtaatcgcgaaagctagcaaagcaaacctcaatagaccatgagtaagaatataacgagaaatataccaaaagacacaaagatttaacgtggttcggtcaatcgacctacgtccaaaaaggagatgagcaatccagtataaatataagagtacaaaatacataggggaacaacctcaaccaaattcactcagaatacatgggaggttcacacaagtgataacatatcaaaCTTGTGATCCACAATTTCTCCCCCTAACTAAAACTCTCAAAGTCATTAAgtctacattgtgaatgctgattaagttaaaaggaacattcctctatttatatagttctaaaccttttcctaccagaaaaaagattagtcaatctaaaactttttcctaaaaggaaaacctatttatggtaaaaaaatcagggcaaataaaatcTAACAAATCTctcccttggcctgaatttctgacaaaataaatttgtccaccttctttacttaatcttcaacaacttgcttctcctctccaaaatctcctttgcaaaatttatgtctcaacacagagaacctctctgaaacaatttctccaacaaaatcttcattactgtcaaaaaggttgcggctagaactacacccatCAAGATGAACACCTTCTTCTAACCTGGTttaatcatcgattatcgaaccactgaacctgatTCCCtaattgaatctggctctgataacACTTGTTAGGACccaaaataagcaggtgtaaacgcgaaAGCTAGCatagcaaacctcaaaagaccacgaataagaagacaacgagaaatataccaaaagacacaaagatttaacgtggttcggtcaatcgacctacgtccacaaaggagatgagcaatccactataaatataagagtacaaaatacagagggaaacaacctcaaccaaattcactcagaatacatgggaggttcacataaGTGATAACACATCAAGCTTGTGATCCACAATTTTTCCCCCTAACTAAAACCCTCAAAGtcattaagactacattgtgaatgttgattaagttagaaggaacattcctctatttatagagtcctaaaccttttcctaccagtaaaaggattagtcaatccaaaaccttttcctaaaaggaaaacctatttatggtaagaaatcaggatAAATAAAATCCAACAAAAACTCTTCTTAATCATTAATATATCTCAATTTTAGCATCCAAGAAAGGTTCTTTTAAACAAGTCGCACTCAATTACAAAAGATTTCAAGTAAAAAGGTGTGtacttttttttccatttcagTAGTTGATATCAATACAATATATGTACTTCCTGATTCTGTGTTATGAGAGATTTAAGATCTTCAGgttatattttaagatatttttataacCAACGATTTTTCAGCATATGTtatgagttattttttaaaagaatgagTCTTGTAATGCTCCGTTTAAGAACATAGTTTTAATCTCAGTGATCAACATGTTTATTTGGATGTGATGTTTAAATTATGCAGAACAATGTCTAATTCTGCTAAAAGGATGAACAGTACATTAAAGGCAATTTTGGTGTTTCacatctattttattttattataaaaattctaTCACCGTTGTGGTATATTTCCTCCATAAGTCACCTGATTTTTCTAGAAACCACAACTTAAGTGATTTTTCTAGAATTACTAGGTGTTCGACACAAATAAATAGGCACCAACCAAGTTCACTCTTCTCTCCTCTGTTCTCTTGTACCGTTAACTGGTAAGTTCCTCTTCCTTTCTATTCTTTcactctttattttttattcaattttggaaaataatGATTTGTGTGATTGTAATCTATATTGTTTGATCTTTGCTGCTTTGTGAATGTTTTTCGGCAAATAGCatacaaaaaaagaataataatttacATATGACTTCATGTTCTTTCAAATAAATAGTAAAAGTCAGTTGTTGTCTCATACTTGCATATAATTTTAAGTGGACTGCAAGCATTTGAGAGTTgcattgtaattttttttcttaaatcatagCTATGGAAGAGGAGGGATGGGGATGAGGAGTTGGGGAAAAATCTAGCAAAATTCTATATCAATTCTACTTGCTTGCTCATGTAGTAGTACAAAAAAGGACATGATATTAATATAAGATGTTTCATCCTTATCATAGTTATAGGAGATGTGGAGTTAGAAGAGTTAGGgaaaaaatgtacaaaaattcTATATAGAATTGATATCAGTTCTATTTGCTTGCTTAGGTAGTACAAATATAAGATGTCTCATCCTTATCATAGTTATGGGAGACGTACGTGGAGTTAGAGGAGTTGGGGAAAAATCTACAGATATTCTATAGAGCGTTGACATTAGTTTTATGAGTCATTTAGCTCAATAATTGTCGTTTGCTAACTCTGCTCGAATTATAGAACAACAGTTAAGTTATTCTATCAACATATTTCTTTCGGAGTCTCTTCAGACTCTCTCATTTCATGGTCTTTGCTTGACATTTTTTGTCTATCGGTGGAAGGAACTACTGAAACTTTGAGttgaaaattcatttaaaaataagaagtCAAGGGTTAGTTGCTGGCAGACAGTTGCTTCATGTTTTATTGTGCATCATTTTGGTTCTCCTTTTCAGTTTCATTCTTCTCTTAGCTATTTCTTTAATTCTCTAAACCAGCGGCactattgtatatttttatctCTTCAATTGAGTTGCATTTCTAGATTACATACATTGTAtgcccctttttttttcttcaaaaatacagTACAGTACTGTTAGTTTCATTTAACAATTAAGATTGAAGCAGCAAATCAACACAAATTGAttctctttttgtttaattCTGTACATTGATACCCAAATCATAATGGTTATGTGTTGTATGAAAGGGAATATTGTTACTTTCTAGCAAGTTAAATGGATCACTAACTGTGTTCAAGTCAACGATAATGAGGTCTGCCTTCTTTTTATATAACTACTTGTTCATGGTCCACTCTAGAGAACAACTAATGAGATTTAATGATCACATATGTTGTTGTGAATACCAGTGTTCCTATTACTATAATTAGCTCCAGTGCAAGTTCAATACTAAGAACCACATTCTTTTTCTGTCATAACCAAGGTTTAACAAATCTATCAAATAGATTTGTTTTTTCTGAAAATACTATATAGAGTTTATTTGTTTTGGTATATCGATACTATAGAGTGTAGTCTAAAACATCTATTCGAGCACCAATTTTTAAAGcaaaagggaggtgagttttaCCGGCAAGCAGTATAGAGCATTCTTTAACtggtttttatttattatcttacAAATCACAAGTTTCATCCTTGTAGAATTCTTTCTTGCAGATCTTCTTCCAAGTGGAACCAAGCAATgaaaattgttgttaattacTAGATTCTTTCTTTGACGTCTAAGCCAGAGCTTATTGTTGTTCAACTTCTTTTTAGATATATACTAAATGAATTAAAGcagtcaaaaaagaaaatagaggtACTATATATGCATGAAACTTCAGGTGATTGTCATGTCTCAATCTCAAGATTCATGTTCATAAGTTGCGCAAAAAGTATCTAATATGAGATGAAACCTCTTACAAAGGGCTATCACATTTCGCGGTGCTTGAGCAAGAGATACTGAAACTCTGAAATGACTTGCTGACGCtaataattattactatttattgtttttgttaaGAGTAGAAGATTGATCTTATCTTACATTGACGTAGCTCATGACTGCTTATGCTTCATTCATCAGTATGAATTAGAGAGAGAAGCTTGCCATGGAATTGATGTAGGATAGGAGATCACGGAAAGAGTGAGAACAATGTTGAAATATGTAAATTCAGCTCTTGTGTGAACTTCCTTAGACCATCTTGTCTCTTTGGATTGTCCCGAGTTTAGCACTTGTTTACAGTTTCAGGTGACACTCTACTTAGGACACGATGAAATTCTTGGATTTCATCTAAATCAATCCGTGCTTTTGGTTTGGTTTGCCATTTTGTTAAGTATTACTCCAATTTTGAAGCCTAAATTGTTTTGGGAGTCGATCTTCAGGTCTGTGTTGTGGTGATTATTGTCTTTATGTGTGTTTCAACCTTTTTAACTTTGGTAAGTGCCATCTTCTAAAGGATTTTTGATAGAATCTGATAATTCTGCAAGAACATAAAATtggtgttttgatgatagacaagaaaTGCAAATAATTGTCGTAGCAAATTGACGCAGCCAAGTATTGCAGCCATCGGAAGTAATTGTCACaaccaaaattaattaaatgtacaAGTGCTAAAGATGCTGAAGATACAAGTTGATACATATAAGGAAaccttaatatatttattaagtaaGGAAGTTGTATATAAAAAGGATTGTACAATAAAAGGTAAAATCAGTACTCCTTGTTTAAATACAATTACAATTTCCTTACCTTATTTGATAAGGACTCAAGGTGCGATAAAGCAGCAGAAATATCTATAAAGGGAGATCAAACGCAGAAGAGCAAAACACGGCTTTTACATAGAGAGAAAAGCGAGAGTTATTCATCATGTAAAAGCCTTCAAGATCGATAGGTTTTCTAAGTtcaagaagttcttgagttAGAAAGTCTTGAACGTGtaaaactattttcttgattCGTTGTTGAGTTGTTAGTTACATTTCTTTatacaagaagtgggtttggctTCTTGTAGAGTTGAGCTTTGGTGAggtttgtaacaaaaggtgggtttggccttttggagagtAGAAGTAGtcgattatagttaatcgaGAGTTGTTGTAGTGGGTGAGGttattgattattgagttgtaatcataaaattatctagttaaattaataaaacgaggtttttccttccttgattgaggaagatttttaatttaacaagtgtTTGTGTTCTGACTTAAAACCaacttacaagaacctggttcttgttctagGGGATAGGTTTCTTCAATTGGGATAAGAGTAGGCCTTTTCGATAAAAAGATTCACACCTTGAAAAGACTCGATGGCAGCACCACCTACCCTACAAGAGGGAGCTTGACAAACACGACCACCACTATTCAATGGCAAATACTATGGATGGTGAAAAAATCGTATGATGGATCATCTTATTGGCGAAAATCCTGATCTATGGGGAGTAATTCTAGATGGACCAACTATACCTATGAAAACTGCAACTGATGGAATCACCAAAAtcccaaaggaaagaaaagaatggaatTCTGAATACAAGCTTGCAATCCAAAACAATGCCAAAGCCAAGAAAATTTTGATCTGTGGTATAGGACCAGACGAATACAATCGTATCTCGTCTTGTCAAGATGCCAAAGCCATATGGGAAACACTACAAACCGCTCATGAAGGAACAACGCAAGTCAAGAAGTCCAAATTTGATAACTTAAACAGACAATATGAACTATTCAGAATGGCAGAAGGAGAGACTATACAAGATATGCATACCAGGTTCACTTCAATCATCAACGAGATGTTCCTTGGGAAAGATAGTTCTCAATGGAAAGGCAGTAAGGAAACTCCTGAGTGTCCTTCCTGAAACCTGGGAAAGCAAAGTCGAGGCTATCACTGAAGCCCGCGACCTAGATACACTGGCCATGAATGAGTTGATTGGTAATCTCATCACATATGAACtcaagaaaaaccaagaaaCAGAAATCGGAGGAAAGAGAAAGGAAAGGAACCTGGTTCTGAAGGCAACTACATCAGAtgattttgaggatgaaaataTTGCCCTTATAACCAAAAGGTTCACCAGAATGCTGAAAAGAGGACAAGCATTCCAAAAGAAAACTCCTCAAAAATCCAATGAAAACACTAAAGACCAAGTTTGTCATAAGTGCGGAAGTCCGGATTACTTCATCAAATTCTGTCTACTTTCGGCCTTAGAGCAGAAAAAGATAAACTCTGAGAAGGGAAAAGACATTAAGAAAGATAAGTTTGTTCCTTCAAACAGAAGAATGACAACTCAAGAGGCAGATATCTCAATGAAAAGGGCCTTTGCAGCAATGGGGAATTCATCTGATGAAGAATCTGAGGATGAAGAGACAGAAAACAAATCTCTTTTTGCACTAGAACAAGATGATGATTATGACTTTCTTCCTCTAGTAGCAGTGGAAACCAAGGAAGAAAAGGAAATCTGCAGATCACAAGAAACTATATTAGCACTCATGGTTGGATCAGATTCTGAAgaagacaaagaagaagaagatatgaaTGAAAAGGTTAGTCTCCAtcgcgtgcgtgtgtgtgtgtgtgtgtgacaaagaagaagaagatatgaaTGAAAAGGTTAGTCTCCATCGCgcgcgcgtgt contains these protein-coding regions:
- the LOC107024028 gene encoding uncharacterized protein LOC107024028, giving the protein MNYSEWQKERLYKICIPGSLQSSTRCSLGKIVLNGKAVRKLLSVLPETWESKVEAITEARDLDTLAMNELIGNLITYELKKNQETEIGGKRKERNLVLKATTSDDFEDENIALITKRFTRMLKRGQAFQKKTPQKSNENTKDQVCHKCGSPDYFIKFCLLSALEQKKINSEKGKDIKKDKFVPSNRRMTTQEADISMKRAFAAMGNSSDEESEDEETENKSLFALEQDDDYDFLPLVAVETKEEKEICRSQETILALMVGSDSEEDKEEEDMNEKIARVRRQ